In a genomic window of Epinephelus lanceolatus isolate andai-2023 chromosome 3, ASM4190304v1, whole genome shotgun sequence:
- the LOC117255830 gene encoding E3 ubiquitin-protein ligase pellino homolog 1-like, with product MFSLGQENIPTSPASTKGPVKYGELIVLGCNGSLPNGDKGRRKSRFALCRRNKANGVKPSTVHSSCTPQAAKAVSNKEQHSISYTLSRAQTVVVEYTHDSNTDMFQIGRSTENPIDFVVTDTLPGGQNQSDGQTVQSTISRFACRIICQRNPPYSARIYAAGFDSSKNIFLGEKAAKWRMQDGQMDGLTTNGVLVMHPRHGFSRDSKPGLWREISVCGNVFTLRETRSSQQRGKMVDPESNELVDGSLIDLCGATLLWRTAEGLAHTPTVKHLEALRQELNAGRPQCPVGFNTLAFPSLRRKDVLDEKQPWAYLHCGHVHGYHGWGSRRDPEVEAECQERECPMCRARGPYKPLWLGCEAGFYVDAEPPTHAFVPCGHVCSEKTTAYWSQIPLPHGTHTFHAACPFCIHPLSGESGCIRLIFQSPLD from the exons ATGTTTTCTCTCGGTCAGGAGAACATCCCCACCTCCCCTGCTTCCACCAAAGGACCAGTCAAATATGGAGAGCTCATTGTGCTCGG gtgtaaTGGCTCTCTGCCCAACGGTGACAAGGGGAGGCGGAAAAGTCGCTTCGCTCTGTGTCGCAGGAACAAGGCCAACGGTGTGAAACCCAGCACTGTCCACTCATCATGCACACCTCAGGCTGCCAAG GCTGTAAGCAACAAGGAGCAGCACAGTATTTCATACACACTGTCCCGGGCACAGACGGTGGTGGTGGAGTACACCCATGACAGCAACACAGACATGTTCCAG ATCGGTCGTTCGACAGAGAATCCCATCGACTTTGTGGTGACGGACACGCTGCCCGGCGGTCAGAATCAATCTGACGGTCAGACAGTCCAGAGCACCATCTCCCGCTTCGCCTGCCGCATCATCTGCCAAAGAAACCCTCCGTACTCTGCACGGATCTACGCCGCAGGCTTCGACTCTTCCAAGAACATCTTCCTCGGG GAAAAAGCAGCCAAGTGGAGGATGCAGGACGGTCAGATGGACGGACTGACCACCAATGGCGTTCTGGTGATGCACCCGCGACACGGCTTCAGCCGAGACTCTAAACCTGGTCTGtggagggaaatatctgtctgcGGCAACGTCTTCACGTTGCGGGAAACCAGATCATCTCAGCAGAGGGGCAAGATG GTGGACCCCGAGTCTAACGAGCTGGTGGACGGGTCTCTCATCGACCTGTGCGGTGCCACCCTGCTGTGGCGGACAGCTGAGGGTCTGGCGCACACACCCACCGTCAAACACCTGGAGGCCCTGCGGCAGGAGCTGAACGCCGGGCGTCCGCAGTGCCCTGTGGGCTTCAACACGCTGGCCTTCCCCAGCCTCCGCCGCAAAGACGTCCTGGATGAGAAGCAGCCCTGGGCCTACCTGCACTGCGGCCACGTGCACGGTTACCACGGCTGGGGGAGCCGCCGGGACCCCGAGGTGGAGGCGGAGTGTCAGGAGAGAGAGTGCCCCATGTGCCGGGCGCGGGGCCCCTACAAGCCGCTGTGGCTGGGCTGCGAGGCCGGCTTCTACGTGGACGCAGAGCCCCCCACCCACGCCTTCGTCCCCTGCGGTCACGTCTGCTCAGAGAAGACGACGGCGTACTGGAGTCAGATCCCGCTGCCGCACGGCACGCACACCTTCCACGCTGCCTGCCCGTTCTGCATCCATCCGCTGAGCGGAGAGTCTGGCTGCATCAGACTCATCTTCCAAAGCCCGCTGGACTGA